The sequence below is a genomic window from Streptomyces sp. NBC_00582.
CCTCGTGGTCGGCGAGCTGCCGGAACCGCGGCATGATCTCGGCCGCGGCGGCCTTGCGGACGGCTTCCTCCACGTCGGCCGAGTGACGGCCGAGAAACTCGTGCGTGCCGTCGAGGGGCTCCTTGTCTTCGATCATGCCTCCCATGAGAACACGCCCCACTGACAATCCCTGCCCCGCCGGTGCACTCCGGGCGGAATCGGGATGAAGAACGGGTGCGGGCGGCCCGCCGTTCGTCAACGGCCCACCGCGTAGCCCTGCATCCCCCGCGGGTTCGCCGCCGCCGACAGGATCCCGGTCTCCGGGGCGCGGGCGACCGCGCACAGCCGTCCCTCGGACCAGGGGGCGCCGACGGTCACGTCGTGGCCGCGCCGCCGCAGTCCCTCCACCACCTCGGGCGGCGTCCGCGATTCGACGGTGACGCCGCCGGGTCGCATGCCGCGCGGATAGAAGGAGCCGGGGAAGGAGTCGGTGTGCCAGTTCGGGGCGTCGATGGCGCCCTGGAGGTCGAGGCCGCCGCGCACGCGCGCGTGGTGGGCGACGGCGAGGAAGAAGTGCAGTTGCCACTGGTCCTGCTGGTCGCCGCCGGGGGTGCCGAAGGCCAGCACCGGCACTCCGTCGCGCAGGGCGAGGGAGGGGGTGAGGGTGGTGCGGGGGCGGCGGCCGGGGGTGAGCGAGTTGGGCAGGCCCTCCTCCAGCCAGGTCATCTGCAGCCGGGTGCCGAGCGGGAAGCCCAGTTCCGGGACGACCGGGTTGGACTGGAGCCAGCCGCCGCTGGGCGTGGCCGCGACCATGTTGCCCCAGCGGTCGACGACGTCGAGGTGGCAGGTGTCGCCCCGGGTGAGGCCGTCCCCGGTGACGTGCGGCTCGGCGACGGTGGGCTCGCCGGCCCCCATCGGGCTGACCCCGGGCTCGTCGGAGCGCACGGTGTGCGCGTGCGCGGCGAGCCGGGGCGGGCGTCCGCCGGGGCTGCCGGGCCGCAGTTCGTACGACGCCTTGTCGCCGACGAGCGAGCGGCGCCCGGTGTTGTAGCCGTCCGAGAGCAGGTCGGCCAGCGGCACGTCGGCCGCGTCGCCGTACCAGGCCTCGCGGTCGGCCATGGCGAGCTTGCAGCCCTCGACCAGCAGATGGACGTACTCCGCGGAGGCGTACGGGGGCAGTTCGGGCGGGAGCAGGGCGAGCTGCTGGAGGAAGGCCGGGCCCTGGCTCCAGGGGCCGGCCTTGCACAGGGTCCAGCCGTTCCAGTCGTACGTCGCCGGTGTCTCGTAGGTCGCGGACCAGGCGGCGAGGTCGGCGGCGGTGAGGGTGCCGGTGTGGCGCTCGCCGCTGGTGTCCAGGGTGGGCCGGGCGGCCTGGCGGACGAGCGCCTCGGCGACGAATCCGGTCCGCCACACCTGCCGCGCGGCCTCGATGCGCGCCTCGCGGTCCCCGGCGCCCGCGGTCTCGGCGAGGAGCCGCCGCCAGGTGGCGGCGAGCGCGGGGTTGCGCAGGAGGGTGCCGGGCCGGGGCGCCCTGCCGCCGGGCAGGTACACCTCGGCCGACGCGGTCCACTCCCTCTCGAACAGCTCCCGTACGGTCTCCACGGTCGCGCCGACGTTCTCCACGGGCGCGTGCCCGTGCTCGGCGTACCCGACGGCGTACTTCAGGACGTCGGCGAGGTCCTTGGTGCCGTGGTCGCGCAGCAGGACCATCCAGGCGTCGAACGCGCCGGGCACGGCGGCGGCGAGCGGGCCGGTGCCGGGGACGAGGTCCAGGCCGAGGCCCCGGTAGTGGGCGACCGTCGCGCCCGCCGGTGCCACGCCCTGTCCGCACAGCACCCGCACCTCGCCGCCGGCCGGGGCGAGCAGGATGGGGACCTCGCCCGCGGGGCCGTTGAGGTGGGGTTCGACGACGTGCAGGACGAACGCCCCGGCGACGGCGGCGTCGTAGGCGTTGCCCCCGTCCTCCAGGACGGCCATCGCGGACTGCGAGGCCAGCCAGTGCGTGGACGACACCATGCCGAAGGTGCCCTGGAGGGTGGGCCGGGTGGTGAAGGTCATCCCTGAATGCTGTCCAGCGGGAGCGGGAGTCACGCGGGCTGCGGGGTGAGGCGTTTGTGGCCGGTGCGGTCGTAGTAGCGGGTCATCGCGAAGCCGAAGACGAGGGCGAGGGCCGCGCCGATCGCGATCATGATCCAGGAGCGGGTCAGTCCGGCGTCGCCGCGCGCGTCGAAGTAGAGGATGGCGCGCACGCCGTCGCTGAGCTGACGCATCGGCTCGAAGTACGACAGGAAGCGGTAGAAGTCGGGCACCGCCTGGAGGGGGACGGTGGCGCCGGAGGACGGCAGGCCGAGGACGATGAAGACGAACACGGAGACGAGCTGGCCGATGCCGCCGAAGGCCGCGTTGATGGCCTGGACGCCGAGGCCGACGGCGAGGCACGCGCAGTAGGAGTAGATCCACAGCAGCGGCAGGTGCGAGGCGTCCATGTCCAGGACGGCCACGCAGGCGAGCATCACCAGGGAGACGCTGAGGAGGGTGATGCCCGCCGTCATCGCCATCTTCAGCAGCAGGGTCTGGGTGCGGTCGATCGGCACGGTGGGGCGGCGGGTGTGCCAGGGGCCGATCTCGTTGTCGGCGTACCCGAGGGCGGTGTCCACGCCGTTGCTGATGACGTTGCCGCCCATGAAGCCGGCGAGGACCAGCAGCAGCGTGTAGTAGAAGGCGGTCAGCCCGAGGCCGCTGTGAGTGCCGATGGGGTGGCCGACCCGGGTGACGACGTTCACCGGGTCGGCGAGCAGCAGGGCGGTCGTGGAGTCGGCGGTGGGGGTGGCGGCGGTGAGCTGTCTGCCGACGTCCAGGGAGACCTGGTGGGCCGCCCTGGTGGTGATCTGGCTCGCCAGGGAGGAGCCGAGGCTGCCCTTGCCGGGGTTGGTGAGGACGGTGAGCGTCGGCCGCTGGGTGGCCCGGGTGGTGGTGAGCGCGGTGAGGGAGTCGGTGAAGTTCGCGGGGATGACGAGCGCGCCGTACACCTTCCCGGAGTCCAGTTCGTCCTGGGCCGCGGCGCGGCCGAGGAGGCGCCATTCGACCGAGCCGCCGCCGGTGTCGGCGGCGATGGCGGCGGCGACCTGGGTGCCCAGGTTCTGCCGCTGCCCCGCGGGCGGCTCGCCGGTGTCGCTGTTGACGAGGGCGACGGGCAGGTCGCGCAGATCGCCGTTGGGGTTGACGATGCCGCCCATGTAGAGGAGGGACAGCAGCAGGGCGAGCAGTCCGGTCAGGACCGTGGGCAGCAGCCAGAGTCTGGGGCGGCCCAGCAGGGTGAGGGCGCGGGCCTCGGGGGCGGCGGATTCGGGCATGGCTCTCCGTAGATGGCTGGTCGTGGTGCCAATTTATCCCCGTACACCCGAAAAATCCGACGATATGTCAGGAGGGGCGTGCCTGGTCGTGCCCCTTCGTCACCGCCCGTGCACACTGCGAGTTTTCGCTTCCGCCCCACAGGGAGTCGTGTGACACTGGCGTCCTTGTCCGCACTGCGGACTGCTGTCCGCACCGTCCCCCACGAAAGTGCGCCGTGCGTTCTCTCCCACTGCCGCTCGCCCTCACCGCCCGTCTGACCCCGGTGGTCGTGCTGGCCTGCGCGGGCTGGGCGATGACCTCCGGTTCGGACGCCGACGCCCAGGACACCGCGGCCAAGGACACCCGGCAGACCCAGTCCGAGAAGAAGGACTCCGACGGCGGCTCGTCCGGCACCGCCGTGTCCAAGACGTACGACGCCGCGCTCGCGCCGTGCACGAGTGTGGCCGCCAAGACGATCACCACGCTGGTGCCGGGCGCCAAGACGGCCGGCAAGGAGATCCCCTCCACGGACACCAAGCTGCGCCGCACCTGCTCCTGGAACGCGCTCAAGGGCTTCGACTACCGCTGGCTCGACATCTCCTTCGAGATCACCGACTCGGACGCCGCGGCGCAGTCCTCGTACACGGACCGGCTGAAGGAGAAGAGCGGCGGCGGCGATGTGCCGGGGCTCGGTGACGCGGGCTACTCGGTGGTGAACCTGACCACGGAGGACAAGCAGCAGACCCGGGAGGGCACCGTCATCGCCCGGGTCTCCAACGCGCTGGTCGTCGTCACCTACAACGGCAGCGACTTCGAGTCGAAGAAGGCCCCCAGCACGGATGTGATCAACAAGGGCGCGATCAAGGCGGCCAAGGAGGCCGTGGCCGCGCTGCGGAAGAGCGCCGGCTGAGCGGTCCGCGGACACGGCGACGGCCGGAGGGTCCAAGGCCCCCCGGCCGTTTCCCGGTGGCCGTACGTCAGGCGGCGCTGCGCGCCCGCCGTCCGGTCACCGTCATCAGGAGCAGGTACACCAGCGTCGAGGTGCCGAGACCGACCGCCCAGCCGTAGTCGGCGAGGGATTCGAGGGCCGGAATCGGCCGTCCGTCGAGGATCGGCTTGAAGCTGGCGCCGCCGATCGCGAGGACACCGCCCGCGAGGAAGGCCACCACGGCGGGCCAGTTCCAGCCGCCGTCGTACCAGTAACGGCCGCCCGCGCGGTACAGGTCCGTCAGGTCGAGTCTGCCGCGGCGCAGGATCCAGTAGTCGGCGATGAGGATGCCGGCGACCGTGCCGAGCAGACCGCCGACCAGACCGAGCCAGGTGAAGATGTAGCCCTGCGGGTCGGAGTACAGCTTCCACGGGAAGATCAGCACTCCGATGACACAGGTGGCGAGGGCGCCGGTGCGGAAGCTGATCCGGCGCGGCGCCACGTTGGAGAAGTCGAACGCGGGCGAGACCAGGTTGGCCGCGATGTTCACCGACAGGGTCGCCACCAGCACGGTCACCAGCGCGAACAGCAGCCCGAAGACGTTGTCGGTCTTGGCGGCGAGCTGGACCGGGTCCCAGATCGTCTCGCCGTACACGGCCTGCGAGCCGGAGGTCACCAGCACCGACAGCAGCGCGAACAGTGTCATGGTGGTGGGAAGACCGAGGGCCTGCCCCCACGTCTGCGCCTTCTGCGACTTGCCGTAGCGGGTGAAGTCCGGGATGTTCAGCGACAGCGTGGACCAGAAGCCGATCATGCCCATCAGGGAGGGCCAGAACAGCTTCCAGAAGTCGCCGCCCCAGCCGAGCTTGGACGGCTGGTCGAGCAGCGGGCCGAAGCCTCCGGCCTTGTTGCTCATCCAGATCAGCATCACCAGCGCGCCGACGATGACGAAGGGCGCCGCCCAGTTCTCGAAGCGGCGGATGGTCTCCATGCCCCGGTAGATGATCGCGACCTGGATCGCCCAGAAGATCGCGAACGACAGCCACATGGTCCACGGGTGGCCGCCGATCGTCCCGGCGTCGCTCCAGCCGTTGCCGATCAGCTTCCCGGCGAGGAAGTAGATCGCCTCGCCGCCGATCCAGGTCTGGATGCCGAACCAGCCGCACGCCACCAACGCCCGGACGACCGCCGGGAGGTTGGCGCCGCGGATCCCGAAGGAGGCGCGGGCGAAGACCGGGAAGGGGATGCCGTACTTCGGTCCCGCGTGCCCGGTGAGCAGCATCGGGACGAGCACGATCACATTGGCCAGGGCGATGGTGAACACCGCCTGCTTCCAGTCCATGCCGACCGCGATCAGACCGGAGGCGAGCGTCCACGACGCCGTGTTGTGGGCCATGCCGACCCACAGCGCGGAGAAGTTGTACGTGGTCCAGGTGCGCTTCTCGACGGGAACCGGCAGCAGGTCCTCGTTGGCGTAGGGGCCGGTGGGCGGCGGCGACCCCGGGGCGAACTCCACGCGCCCGTCGGGGAGGGTGACTTGGTCGGACACGGGTATGGCCGTGGGAGCGGTGTCGGTCATGGGCAGGCCAATCAAACGAGGGGCGGATCCGGAAAGGCCGTGCGGGGCCGGCGCGGCCGGAGAAGGACGGGTGGGGGAGGGTGCCGGTCCTTCTCCGGCCCCGCCTCCCCCTCCCCCGGGACGGCGAGGAAGGGGAGAACTGGAGTGGGGGGAGGGGAAGTCGATCCTGGGGACAGGAGGGCGCGGGTCAGCCGTTGAGGGCGGGGATCACCGTCGTGCCGTACGCGTCGATGACCTTCTCGCGGGCGTCGTGCATGTCGTAGACGGCGAACTGGTCGACACCCAGCTCGCGCAGGGCCCGCAGCTTCTCGACGTGCTTCTCGACGGGGCCGATGACACAGAACCGGTCGACGATCTCGTCGGGCACGAACGCGGTGTCGGGGTTGTCGCTGCGGCCGTGGTGGGAGTAGTCGTACCCCTCACGGGCCTTGATGTAGTCGGTGAGTTCCTCGGGGACCCGGGAGGAGTGCGCGCCGTACTTGGACACCAGGTCGGCGACATGGTTGCCGACCATGCCGCCGAACCAGCGGCACTGGTCGCGGGCGTGGGCGAGGGCCTCGGGCGAGTCGTCCTCGGTGACGTAGGCGGGGGCGGCGACACAGATCTTCACGTCACCGGGGTCACGGCCGGCCGCGACCGCCGCGTCCTTGACAGCCTTCACCATGTACTCGGTGAGATACAGGTCGGCGAGCTGGAGAATGAAGCCGTCGGCCTCCTCCCCGGTCATCTTCAGCGCCTTCGGCCCGTACGCGGCCATCCAGACGGGGAGCTTCGCGTCCTCCTTGATCCAGGGGAAGCGGATCACCGTGCCGCCGAGGTTGGCCTCCTGGCCCGAGCCGAGGGCGCGGATGACCTTCATGGCGGCGCTGATCCGGGCGAGGGTGTTCGGGGTGCGGCCGGCCACCCGCATCGCGGAGTCGCCGCGGCCGATGCCGCAGACCGTGCGGTTGCCGAACATGTCGTTGAGGGTGGCGAAGGTGGAGGCGGTGACCTCCCAGGTGCGGGTGCCCGGGTTGGTCACCATGGGGCCGACGGTCAGGCGGCTGGTGCCGGCCAGGATCTGACTGTAGATCACGAACGGTTCCTGCCAGAGCACGGCGGAGTCGAAGGTCCAGCCGTAGGTGAAGCCGTTGTCCTCCGCGCGTTGCATCAGCTCGACGACCTTCGAGGCCGGCGGGTCGGTCTGCAGGACGAGTCCGAAGTCCATGGGCGCCCTTCCTAGGTGAGGTACTGACAGGTGGAGCGCGGGGTGTAGACGCCGTGACCCGCGCGTCCGGTGTACTCCCGCTCGGTGATGACGAGTTCGCCCCGCGACAGGACCGTCTCGACCCGGCCGGTGAGACGCCTGCCCTCGTACGCCGAGTAGTCGACGTTCATGTGGTGCGTCTCGGCGGAGACCGTCTGCTCGGTGTGCGGGTCGTAGATCACGACGTCCGCGTCGGCGCCGGGCGCGATGGTGCCCTTCTTCGGGTACATGCCGAACATCCGGGCCGGGGTCGCGCAGGCGATCTCGATCCAGCGGCGGCGCGAGATGTGCCCGTCGACGACGGCCTGGTGGAGCAGGTCCATCCGGTTCTCGACGCCCGGCAGACCGTTGGGGATCTTGGAGAAGTCCCCGCGCCCGAGCTCCTTCTGGCCCACGAAGCAGAACGGGCAGTGGTCCGTGGAGACCACCTGGAGGTCGTTGGTGCGCAGACCCTGCCAGAGCTTGGCCTGGTGCTCCTTCGGCCGCAGCGGGGTGCTGCACACGTACTTGGCGCCCTCGAAGTCCGGCTCG
It includes:
- a CDS encoding YhgE/Pip domain-containing protein codes for the protein MPESAAPEARALTLLGRPRLWLLPTVLTGLLALLLSLLYMGGIVNPNGDLRDLPVALVNSDTGEPPAGQRQNLGTQVAAAIAADTGGGSVEWRLLGRAAAQDELDSGKVYGALVIPANFTDSLTALTTTRATQRPTLTVLTNPGKGSLGSSLASQITTRAAHQVSLDVGRQLTAATPTADSTTALLLADPVNVVTRVGHPIGTHSGLGLTAFYYTLLLVLAGFMGGNVISNGVDTALGYADNEIGPWHTRRPTVPIDRTQTLLLKMAMTAGITLLSVSLVMLACVAVLDMDASHLPLLWIYSYCACLAVGLGVQAINAAFGGIGQLVSVFVFIVLGLPSSGATVPLQAVPDFYRFLSYFEPMRQLSDGVRAILYFDARGDAGLTRSWIMIAIGAALALVFGFAMTRYYDRTGHKRLTPQPA
- a CDS encoding NCS1 family nucleobase:cation symporter-1, coding for MTDTAPTAIPVSDQVTLPDGRVEFAPGSPPPTGPYANEDLLPVPVEKRTWTTYNFSALWVGMAHNTASWTLASGLIAVGMDWKQAVFTIALANVIVLVPMLLTGHAGPKYGIPFPVFARASFGIRGANLPAVVRALVACGWFGIQTWIGGEAIYFLAGKLIGNGWSDAGTIGGHPWTMWLSFAIFWAIQVAIIYRGMETIRRFENWAAPFVIVGALVMLIWMSNKAGGFGPLLDQPSKLGWGGDFWKLFWPSLMGMIGFWSTLSLNIPDFTRYGKSQKAQTWGQALGLPTTMTLFALLSVLVTSGSQAVYGETIWDPVQLAAKTDNVFGLLFALVTVLVATLSVNIAANLVSPAFDFSNVAPRRISFRTGALATCVIGVLIFPWKLYSDPQGYIFTWLGLVGGLLGTVAGILIADYWILRRGRLDLTDLYRAGGRYWYDGGWNWPAVVAFLAGGVLAIGGASFKPILDGRPIPALESLADYGWAVGLGTSTLVYLLLMTVTGRRARSAA
- a CDS encoding gamma-glutamyltransferase family protein codes for the protein MTFTTRPTLQGTFGMVSSTHWLASQSAMAVLEDGGNAYDAAVAGAFVLHVVEPHLNGPAGEVPILLAPAGGEVRVLCGQGVAPAGATVAHYRGLGLDLVPGTGPLAAAVPGAFDAWMVLLRDHGTKDLADVLKYAVGYAEHGHAPVENVGATVETVRELFEREWTASAEVYLPGGRAPRPGTLLRNPALAATWRRLLAETAGAGDREARIEAARQVWRTGFVAEALVRQAARPTLDTSGERHTGTLTAADLAAWSATYETPATYDWNGWTLCKAGPWSQGPAFLQQLALLPPELPPYASAEYVHLLVEGCKLAMADREAWYGDAADVPLADLLSDGYNTGRRSLVGDKASYELRPGSPGGRPPRLAAHAHTVRSDEPGVSPMGAGEPTVAEPHVTGDGLTRGDTCHLDVVDRWGNMVAATPSGGWLQSNPVVPELGFPLGTRLQMTWLEEGLPNSLTPGRRPRTTLTPSLALRDGVPVLAFGTPGGDQQDQWQLHFFLAVAHHARVRGGLDLQGAIDAPNWHTDSFPGSFYPRGMRPGGVTVESRTPPEVVEGLRRRGHDVTVGAPWSEGRLCAVARAPETGILSAAANPRGMQGYAVGR
- a CDS encoding TIGR03842 family LLM class F420-dependent oxidoreductase codes for the protein MDFGLVLQTDPPASKVVELMQRAEDNGFTYGWTFDSAVLWQEPFVIYSQILAGTSRLTVGPMVTNPGTRTWEVTASTFATLNDMFGNRTVCGIGRGDSAMRVAGRTPNTLARISAAMKVIRALGSGQEANLGGTVIRFPWIKEDAKLPVWMAAYGPKALKMTGEEADGFILQLADLYLTEYMVKAVKDAAVAAGRDPGDVKICVAAPAYVTEDDSPEALAHARDQCRWFGGMVGNHVADLVSKYGAHSSRVPEELTDYIKAREGYDYSHHGRSDNPDTAFVPDEIVDRFCVIGPVEKHVEKLRALRELGVDQFAVYDMHDAREKVIDAYGTTVIPALNG